In Micromonospora sp. NBC_01813, the following are encoded in one genomic region:
- the infB gene encoding translation initiation factor IF-2: protein MAGKARVHELAKELGVESKTVLAKLKEMGEFVKSASSTVEAPVARRLRGAFAASAQAPAAAPAASAAPSPSGTESRISARPAPPRRPAAPSPMRPKGPVPGPPPSAAPVAKPASAHDIEVAAAEARAAALKAEQEANVKAAQQAAKQRDTTRREPPAEGGGQRTGPRPGPGAVPPRPGSPAAGRAAGGGRPSGPGAPSAPGRPGARPPARSGGNNPFGITQGSGQRPAASGGPRPNPASMPPRPSPASMPPRPSPASMPSQRPGRPGGGPGGGGAGRPGGPGGAGRGGPGGGGGGGYRGGPGGGAGAGGGGGYRGGPGGGAGAGGGGGYRGGPGGGAGAGGGFRPGAPAGGGGRPGGGGRGRGGGAAGAFGRPGGRPTRGRKSKKQRRQEFDNLSAPTMSSGAPRGQGQVVRLSRGASLSDFADKINANPGSLVQEMFNLGEMVTATQSCSDETLHLLGEHLGFDIQIVSPEDEDRELLAQFNIDLDAEVASDRLVTRPPVVTVMGHVDHGKTKLLDAIRKTNLVDDEAGGITQHIGAYQVRVPHAGTERALTFIDTPGHEAFTAMRARGAQVTDIVVLVVAADDGVMPQTIEALNHAKAADVPIVVAVNKVDKPEANPDKVRQQLTEYGLVAEEYGGDTMFINVAAKPGLGIDELLEAVLLTADATLELTAPIDGPAQGIAIEAHLDKGRGAVATVLVQKGTLRTGDSIVAGGAHGRVRAMLDENGNQVAEAGPARPVLVLGLTAVPSAGDTFLAAQDDRTVRQIAEQRQARRRAASFANSRGRATLETLMEQIKEGEKTSLNLILKGDVSGSVEALEDALFKLDIPEEVQLRILDRGVGAITESNVMLASASAEAATIIGFNVRASNKVREIADREGVEIRYYTVIYQAIEEIDAALKGLLKPEYEEVELGTAEIRDVFRSSKIGNIAGCMVRSGVIRRNAKARLLRDGAVVADNVTISSLKRFKDDATEVREGFECGLTLGNYNNLQVGDIIETFEMREKVRA from the coding sequence GTGGCAGGCAAGGCCCGCGTACACGAGCTAGCCAAAGAGCTCGGGGTCGAGAGTAAGACCGTTCTCGCCAAACTCAAGGAGATGGGCGAGTTCGTCAAATCCGCGTCGAGCACGGTGGAAGCACCGGTCGCCCGACGCCTCCGTGGTGCGTTCGCGGCATCCGCCCAGGCACCGGCCGCAGCGCCGGCAGCCTCGGCCGCGCCGTCGCCGAGCGGCACCGAATCGAGAATCTCCGCCCGGCCGGCACCGCCGCGCCGGCCGGCAGCGCCGTCGCCGATGCGCCCCAAGGGCCCGGTGCCCGGACCGCCGCCGTCGGCGGCACCGGTCGCCAAGCCGGCGAGCGCGCACGACATCGAGGTGGCCGCCGCAGAGGCTCGGGCGGCTGCTCTCAAGGCTGAACAGGAAGCCAACGTCAAGGCCGCCCAGCAGGCGGCGAAGCAGCGCGACACGACCCGCCGGGAGCCGCCGGCCGAGGGTGGTGGCCAGCGGACCGGGCCCAGGCCAGGTCCAGGTGCGGTACCGCCGCGTCCAGGTAGCCCGGCCGCCGGCCGGGCGGCCGGCGGTGGCCGACCGTCCGGGCCCGGTGCGCCATCGGCGCCCGGCCGTCCGGGGGCCCGTCCGCCCGCGCGTAGCGGCGGCAACAACCCGTTCGGCATCACCCAGGGTAGTGGCCAGCGGCCGGCGGCCAGCGGTGGGCCTCGGCCCAACCCGGCGTCGATGCCGCCCCGGCCGAGCCCGGCGTCGATGCCGCCTCGGCCGAGCCCGGCATCCATGCCTTCGCAGCGTCCCGGCCGCCCTGGCGGCGGTCCCGGCGGCGGCGGTGCCGGACGCCCGGGTGGTCCCGGTGGCGCTGGTCGCGGTGGTCCCGGCGGCGGTGGCGGCGGTGGTTACCGTGGCGGTCCCGGTGGTGGTGCTGGTGCCGGTGGCGGCGGTGGTTACCGTGGCGGTCCCGGTGGTGGTGCTGGTGCCGGTGGCGGCGGTGGTTACCGTGGCGGTCCCGGTGGTGGTGCTGGTGCCGGTGGCGGCTTCCGTCCCGGTGCGCCGGCTGGCGGCGGCGGTCGCCCGGGTGGCGGCGGCCGTGGCCGTGGCGGCGGTGCGGCGGGTGCGTTCGGACGCCCCGGCGGCCGGCCGACCCGTGGCCGCAAGTCGAAGAAGCAGCGCAGACAGGAATTCGACAACCTCTCCGCGCCGACCATGAGCTCGGGTGCACCCCGTGGCCAGGGCCAGGTGGTGCGGCTGTCGCGTGGTGCCTCGTTGTCGGACTTCGCAGACAAGATCAACGCGAATCCGGGATCGCTGGTCCAGGAGATGTTCAACCTGGGCGAGATGGTCACCGCGACCCAGTCCTGCTCGGACGAGACCCTGCACCTGCTCGGCGAGCACCTCGGGTTCGACATCCAGATCGTCAGCCCGGAGGACGAGGACCGTGAACTGCTCGCGCAGTTCAACATCGACCTCGACGCCGAGGTGGCCTCCGACCGGCTGGTCACCCGGCCACCGGTGGTGACCGTGATGGGTCACGTCGACCACGGTAAGACCAAGCTGCTCGACGCGATCCGCAAGACCAACCTGGTCGACGACGAGGCCGGCGGAATCACCCAGCACATCGGCGCGTACCAGGTGCGCGTGCCGCACGCCGGGACCGAGCGGGCGTTGACCTTCATCGACACCCCGGGTCACGAGGCGTTCACCGCCATGCGTGCCCGTGGTGCCCAGGTCACCGACATCGTGGTGCTGGTGGTCGCGGCGGACGACGGCGTGATGCCGCAGACCATCGAGGCGCTCAACCACGCCAAGGCGGCGGACGTGCCGATCGTGGTCGCGGTCAACAAGGTCGACAAGCCCGAGGCCAACCCGGACAAGGTCCGCCAGCAGTTGACCGAATACGGTCTGGTCGCCGAGGAGTACGGCGGCGACACCATGTTCATCAACGTGGCGGCCAAGCCAGGGCTCGGCATCGACGAGTTGTTGGAGGCGGTGCTGCTGACCGCCGACGCGACACTCGAGCTCACCGCACCGATCGACGGTCCGGCCCAGGGCATCGCCATCGAGGCACACCTCGACAAGGGTCGTGGCGCGGTGGCCACGGTCCTGGTGCAGAAGGGCACCCTGCGTACCGGTGACTCGATCGTCGCCGGTGGGGCGCACGGCCGGGTCCGGGCGATGCTCGACGAGAACGGCAACCAGGTCGCCGAGGCGGGTCCGGCCCGTCCGGTTCTGGTGCTTGGTCTCACCGCGGTACCCAGCGCGGGTGACACGTTCCTCGCCGCGCAGGACGACCGGACGGTGCGGCAGATCGCCGAGCAGCGCCAGGCGCGGCGGCGGGCGGCGAGCTTCGCCAACTCCCGTGGCCGGGCGACGCTGGAGACGCTCATGGAGCAGATCAAGGAGGGCGAGAAGACGTCGCTCAACCTGATCCTCAAGGGCGATGTCTCCGGCTCGGTCGAGGCACTCGAGGACGCGCTGTTCAAGCTCGACATCCCGGAGGAGGTCCAACTGCGGATCCTCGACCGGGGCGTGGGTGCGATTACCGAGAGCAACGTGATGCTCGCGAGTGCGTCCGCCGAGGCGGCGACGATCATCGGCTTCAACGTCCGGGCCTCCAACAAGGTCCGGGAGATCGCCGACCGCGAAGGCGTGGAGATCCGGTACTACACGGTCATCTACCAGGCCATCGAGGAGATCGACGCAGCGCTCAAGGGCCTACTCAAGCCGGAGTACGAGGAGGTCGAGCTGGGCACGGCGGAGATCCGCGACGTGTTCCGCTCGTCCAAGATCGGCAACATCGCCGGCTGCATGGTCCGCTCCGGGGTCATCCGACGCAACGCCAAGGCGCGACTGTTGCGCGACGGCGCTGTGGTGGCGGACAACGTCACGATCAGCTCGCTGAAGCGCTTCAAGGACGACGCGACCGAGGTCCGCGAGGGCTTCGAATGCGGTCTGACCTTGGGCAACTACAACAACCTTCAGGTTGGCGACATCATCGAGACCTTCGAGATGCGGGAGAAGGTTCGCGCCTGA
- a CDS encoding YlxR family protein, with product MVRRASPERTCVGCRQRAAVHDLLRFVVVGGEQERRLRPDPIRGLPGRGAHLHPEPMCLELAQRRRAFGRALRLTGVVDTEELAEYIRESTATSGHPAGRGSHSKVGRRT from the coding sequence GTGGTACGACGCGCGTCGCCGGAGCGCACCTGCGTGGGCTGTCGGCAACGTGCAGCGGTTCACGACCTACTACGGTTCGTCGTGGTCGGAGGCGAGCAGGAACGTCGCCTGCGACCCGATCCGATCCGTGGTCTGCCGGGGCGGGGCGCTCATCTACACCCCGAACCGATGTGTCTCGAGCTGGCACAGCGGCGTCGCGCCTTCGGGCGGGCGTTGCGGCTCACCGGTGTCGTCGACACCGAGGAGCTGGCTGAGTACATTCGCGAGTCAACCGCTACGTCCGGTCATCCGGCCGGACGAGGGTCGCACAGCAAGGTAGGACGACGGACATGA
- the nusA gene encoding transcription termination factor NusA yields MNIDLAALRALEREREIPFDTILSAIEAALLTAYRHTEGAESHARVEIDRKSGMALVYAQEFDADGTMLREWEDTPHDFGRIAAMTAKQVILQRLREATDEVHFGEYAGRDGDLVTGVIQAHEARSEKGIVSVDLGKVEAVLPNSEQVPGETYPHGQRIRCVVVHVAKGFRGAQITLSRSHPNLVKKLFALEVPEIADGTVEIAAIAREAGHRTKIAVRSMTSGVNAKGACIGPMGQRVRAVMSELHGEKIDIIDWSEDPATFVGNALSPAKALRVEVVDALSRAARVTVPDFQLSLAIGREGQNARLAARLTGWRIDIRPDTEAASVGRDPAPEPGGAVSGASG; encoded by the coding sequence GTGAACATCGACCTCGCGGCGCTGCGCGCACTGGAGCGCGAGCGGGAGATCCCGTTCGACACGATTCTCTCGGCAATCGAGGCCGCGCTGCTGACCGCCTACCGGCACACCGAGGGGGCCGAGAGCCACGCGCGGGTCGAGATCGACCGCAAGAGTGGCATGGCCCTGGTGTACGCACAGGAGTTCGACGCCGACGGCACCATGCTGCGGGAGTGGGAGGACACCCCGCACGACTTCGGGCGGATCGCCGCAATGACCGCCAAGCAGGTGATTCTGCAGCGGCTGCGGGAGGCCACCGACGAGGTGCACTTCGGTGAGTACGCCGGCCGCGACGGTGACCTGGTCACCGGGGTGATCCAGGCGCACGAGGCGCGCTCGGAGAAGGGCATCGTCTCGGTCGACCTGGGCAAGGTGGAGGCGGTGCTGCCCAACTCGGAACAGGTGCCGGGGGAGACGTACCCGCACGGGCAGCGGATCCGCTGTGTGGTCGTGCACGTGGCCAAGGGCTTCCGGGGTGCGCAGATCACCCTGTCGCGGTCGCATCCCAATCTGGTGAAGAAGCTCTTCGCCCTGGAGGTTCCGGAGATCGCCGACGGCACGGTGGAGATCGCCGCCATCGCCCGGGAGGCGGGCCACCGGACCAAGATCGCGGTGCGGTCGATGACTTCCGGGGTCAATGCCAAGGGCGCCTGCATCGGGCCGATGGGCCAACGGGTCCGAGCTGTGATGAGCGAGCTGCACGGAGAGAAGATCGACATCATCGACTGGTCGGAGGATCCGGCCACCTTCGTGGGTAACGCACTGTCACCGGCGAAGGCGCTACGGGTCGAGGTGGTGGACGCCCTCAGTCGGGCGGCGCGGGTGACCGTGCCGGATTTCCAGCTTTCGTTGGCTATCGGGCGGGAAGGGCAGAATGCCCGGCTTGCTGCCCGGCTGACCGGTTGGCGGATCGACATCCGGCCCGACACGGAGGCCGCCTCGGTGGGTCGTGATCCCGCTCCGGAACCGGGCGGCGCGGTCTCGGGCGCGTCGGGGTAG
- the rimP gene encoding ribosome maturation factor RimP, with translation MTQRDRADGRSPGSRSRRAVTAPRPRPEGGSRPRVDPGARRERLRAVIEPVVQSAGFDLEDVSVSRAGRRHLVRVMVDADGGVGLDAVAVVSRSISAALDEADSATGAELIPGEYQLEVSSPGVDRPLRLPRHWRRNTGRLVQVMAGQRQVTGRVVAADDSSVRLDVDGDVRQWPYEDLGPGRVQLEFNRIDEVEDDDLMDLDGTADDDEVEDEER, from the coding sequence ATGACACAGCGTGACCGTGCCGATGGCAGGTCACCCGGATCCCGCTCCCGCCGGGCCGTCACCGCGCCTCGGCCCCGCCCGGAGGGTGGTTCTCGACCCCGGGTCGACCCTGGTGCCCGGCGCGAGCGGCTTCGTGCGGTGATCGAGCCGGTCGTGCAGTCGGCCGGGTTCGACCTGGAGGACGTGTCGGTGTCCCGGGCGGGGCGTCGGCATCTGGTCCGGGTGATGGTCGACGCCGACGGCGGCGTCGGGCTGGACGCGGTGGCGGTGGTGTCCCGGTCGATCTCCGCGGCGCTCGACGAGGCGGATTCGGCGACCGGAGCGGAGCTGATTCCCGGCGAATACCAACTCGAGGTCAGCTCGCCCGGCGTGGACCGGCCGCTGCGGCTGCCCCGGCACTGGCGCCGTAACACCGGTCGGCTGGTGCAGGTGATGGCGGGGCAGCGTCAGGTCACCGGGCGGGTCGTCGCCGCCGATGACAGCTCGGTGCGCCTCGACGTCGACGGCGACGTGCGGCAGTGGCCGTACGAGGATCTCGGCCCGGGCCGGGTCCAGCTGGAGTTCAACCGTATTGACGAGGTCGAGGACGACGACCTGATGGATCTGGACGGCACGGCTGACGACGACGAAGTGGAGGACGAGGAGAGGTGA
- a CDS encoding ferritin-like domain-containing protein, giving the protein MPAVADQWELALAAEHAAIFAYGRLGVHLRGEAVQRARTAEATHRARRDQLILRSAGNDPVPLDPAYQLPFPLTDQASAVRLAAEVEERTAAVWRAVLPVSEGAQREGALAALVEYAVQATRWRQAAGITPAAPTWPGRPD; this is encoded by the coding sequence GTGCCCGCCGTGGCTGACCAGTGGGAACTCGCTCTGGCCGCCGAACACGCGGCGATCTTCGCGTACGGCCGGCTCGGCGTGCATCTGCGCGGCGAAGCGGTACAGCGGGCGCGAACCGCCGAAGCGACCCACCGCGCCCGACGCGACCAGCTGATCCTGCGGTCCGCCGGCAACGACCCGGTGCCGTTGGATCCCGCCTACCAGCTGCCGTTCCCGCTGACCGATCAGGCCAGCGCGGTACGGCTGGCGGCCGAGGTGGAGGAACGCACCGCCGCGGTCTGGCGGGCCGTGCTGCCGGTCTCCGAGGGTGCGCAACGCGAGGGGGCGCTCGCCGCGTTGGTCGAGTACGCGGTCCAGGCGACCCGCTGGCGGCAGGCCGCCGGAATCACCCCGGCCGCCCCGACCTGGCCAGGACGGCCGGACTGA
- a CDS encoding PadR family transcriptional regulator: protein MSIRHGLLALLDRSPMYGYQLRANFEESTGGAWQLNIGQVYTTLARLERDGLVRPLAANDGGQRPFEITVAGRGELAMWFDTPVTRATRPRDELTIKLALALSTPLVDAARVLAAQRTASMTELRSLVQARRRVESGDRARQLALDALVFQVEAEIRWLDHCEATVLPGQDSPTPAPTSRPTR, encoded by the coding sequence ATGTCGATCCGCCATGGCCTGCTCGCGCTGCTCGACCGGAGCCCGATGTACGGCTACCAGCTACGCGCGAACTTCGAGGAGTCCACGGGCGGTGCGTGGCAACTCAACATCGGTCAGGTCTACACCACGCTCGCCCGGCTGGAGCGCGACGGTCTGGTCCGTCCGCTAGCGGCGAACGACGGTGGACAGCGGCCGTTCGAGATCACCGTGGCGGGTCGCGGGGAGCTGGCGATGTGGTTCGACACACCGGTGACCCGTGCGACACGGCCCCGTGACGAGCTGACGATCAAGTTGGCGCTGGCGCTGAGCACCCCGCTGGTCGACGCGGCGCGGGTGCTCGCCGCCCAGCGCACCGCGAGCATGACGGAGCTGCGGAGCCTGGTCCAGGCACGGCGGCGGGTCGAATCCGGTGACCGGGCCCGGCAACTGGCCCTCGACGCGCTGGTGTTCCAGGTCGAGGCGGAAATACGCTGGCTCGATCACTGCGAGGCCACCGTACTGCCGGGTCAGGACAGCCCCACGCCGGCGCCCACCAGCCGCCCGACCAGATAG